GAATAGTGTGCCTGAAAGTACAAGAATGTTCTCTTAAGAAATTTCTGTCGTGTTTTATGCTGGGATTTTGTTGTCATTCTTATTGACCTCTTCTATCTTATCTTCATGGTTTCTTTCATGTCATATGAATTCATATACAGGCAAATTTCGGCATCTTCCTGTAGTGGAGCATGGTGAGGTCATTGCCATGTTGGATACTACCAAGTTCCTCTATGATGCGATTTCTAGAATGGAAAAGGCAGCAGAACAAGGTAGTGCTATTGCCGCTGCTATGGAAAGGGTCGAACGGCAGTGGGGAAATGAATTTGCAGGTTGCTTTTTCAGTTTCttttaatatgattaaattgactaCTTTTTTTACAAGAATACTTATTTCAATTTTCATGATCACCAATGATGCATTTCATTCAGGTCTGTTTGATTAACTAGCTGATGTCATATTTTGGGTCCTTACTTCAGGTCCGCACACGTTAATAGAAAATCTTCGAGAACACATGTTCAAGCCTTCCTTATCAACTATCATAACTGAAAATAGCAGGTCAAATTTCTACTGCCAGAAAAATGTATGATGTGATTTTGTTTCTTATGACTGAACATTGCTGTCGCTTATCCTTTGTAGTGTTCCATCAGTATCTCCATCAGATCTGGTAACTGTAGCTGCCAAAAAGATGAGAGAGTACCAAGTTAACTCAGTGGTTGTCATGACAGGGAACATGCTGCAAGGCATTCTCACGTATGTTCTTATCAAAATCCGCGTAGTTTTAAAGTTTTCCCATCTCATTTATTTGTTAAGTACTATCACCAAGATGCTGAGCATACTGTAGTTCCAAGGATTTGGTTTTGCGAGTAGTGGCACAAAATCTGTCCCCAGAGGTGACTCTCGTAGAAAAGGTGTGGCAAAAGAACTGAAGCATCCATATTTTAAGCAATCAAGATTTTTGCCCTATTTTTCATTTTTTCTCCTAAAGCGATGTTAACTTTCCGAAGGTCATGACTGCAAGTCCTGATTGTGCTACATTGGACACATCAATCCTCGAGGCTCTACAATCAATGCAAGATAGAAAATGTCGTCATATTCTTGTTGCGGACAAAAGTAAGTACTGAATTCTAACATCAAAGAAAAGTTCCGTTCTATGTACATATCTAAGTTAAATCTTTGAACAGGAGGACAGATTGTCGCCTGTTTGGACGCTCTACAGTTAACCCACACAGCCATCTCCATGGTAAGAATGAATTATTATGTTTCCACTACCATACTGCACATTTCATTATTTCCTCATATTAAAGAGAAAGAACAGTACTTTCTTGGAAGGTGAAGCTTTCATTCTGAAGGGAAGTCCCTGGCACATGAGTTCTATTTTTGTTGCATCAAACTGATTCAGTCACGATATTTTACATTAGTTGAATTAAAGATTCTGTTAGCTATGATCGTTTTGTTGCACCATACAAATACGTTATTTTTATTTCTCATCACCATATAAtcctgactttttgtgtgttctcatTAGGTTGAGGGAGCCTCTGGACCAAACGATGTGGCAAATACCATGGTTCAGAAGTTTTGGGATTCAGCACTTGCCTTGCATCCTGCAGAAGACTATGACTGGCATAGGTTTGTTCTTCTTCGATTTGCATTTACTCTTACATTCCTGAAGATGGTTTGATCAGTCTTCTGTTATATAGTGCAGTGACGAATCTCGTATGGCAGCCTCAGACAGTGCTGAAGGAAAGCAAACACCCCCTCATGTTGGCAATGCATTCTCTTTCAAAATTGAAGACAGAAAAGGGCGAATGCACAGATTCAGTTGCGGTTGGTGCATTTCTTATCGTCTTTCCCTATTGCGGTTTACTGACGAAGTATGATAAATTTGTTTGTCTTCCTGAAGAACTTCTGATAGGCTCCTCCTTTATGCAGTTTCAGAAAGCTTAGAAGAGCTTGTGTCTGCTATTGCATACAGATTAGGAACAGAAAACAAGAAGGCGAATGTAAACCTTATGGTAAGAGGTTGAGCTTTGCTAATGCAGTGTGCCTCCAAGTGAGCAACAAGCCGAGCAAAATCTTGTAGATGGGATTTTGTTTTTGGGTATAATTTGTGGACCTATGTACGTTTTTAATCCTTACTTAAAATCGTTTTCAACAGTACAATGACGACGAAGGTGATAGAGTACTTCTGGCTACCGACGCCGACCTGGTTGCAGCAATTGAACATGCCAGATCAGCAGGATGGAAGGTTGTTTTTCTATTCTTTTGTATACCAACATCTTGAATTCTCCGCATGTCGTCTGCATCCTCGGTAATGTAGCTGTGCCGCAACCTAAGTGCGACCGATCATTTTTAGTTTCTTAGTTCTTCTTCTTGCAACTTAGGTTCAGTAATTTACTTTGAGGTTCAGTCTTTTTTGGCATTTCGTTTTGCTGTTTCAGGTTCTGAGGCTGCACATGGACGACGGGTCAAAGATCAGCGCAGATCCCACACCGGCGTCGTCTGTGGATACCTCATCAGCAAGGAGAAGCTGGCCGTCCCTCCGGCTAGGTACAGTGGCCAGTGCAGCTGCTATTGCTGGCGTCGGGGCAATCGTCTACTTGAGATGCTCTCGGCAATGACTTCAATATACATACCTCAGACTCAAAGAGCATACTTCAACACTGCATAGATGTACTACGCAGGAGGAGGATCACACAAATCACGGCGGCAATAAGGCTCTTGCCAAGCCTCTACACTGAATTTTTCTCCAGGGTTTGCAGTCATTCTAAATGGACTTCAGAGagcgtttcttcttcttctttagtgATCAATTTCTGACAGCAGGGGTGTATGTTCAGTTGTTTTTTCTCTGACTTTGGTTCATCCTGATGAACTAACAATAACATGAATTAGTGTTTCTTTTTGCGCTGGAACTCTAATCAGCCTATATATTATGGCTAATTGACTGGTTGTCTCTTCAGCCTATATATTAACATGGATCAAACATCCTTTTTCTCTTGTGAAAACAAATTTATTACTCtccccgtcccataatgtaagacgttttttgactctagtgtagtgtcaaaaaacgtcttacattagggACGGAGAGAGTATAATTTTCTTCTTCTAATAGCAAAGTGACTGTTTGTTGCAACGGATAAAAAGCAGGCTGATACATGTACACAAACAGGAAAAAACATCCTAGTTTTGGTATATATCACCAAAAATATGTTAGGGTCACCCAATGTTTATCCCTCCTATTTGTTTTGATGATGTGGGGGAGGGAGTGATCTGGTCATCAGGGCTAAGGAGTTTTATAGAAACTAGGTATGTGCCCGGAAGCTTTTTTTTTTAATCTATAAAGGTTAGGGCTGTCTTAAGGTGGAAGTGGATGTAATTCCACCTTATATGGCATGGGGCACACGGGAATCACCGGACTAGAATTTTGATTTTGGCGCTATTATAATTTGGTAGTTTGGGTCATGCATGATAAGTACATTAAATGAGCGGCGTGCAGGAAGGTGTGGTCAAATATGGCGTGGAATTGAGTGACGTAATTCCACATTATTGCGAAAGGTAAGTTAATTAAGATAGAGATATGGAGCAGAGTAGGAAGGTCTTTTTGCTATAACACAATTTTCCTCGTATGCAGTAAATGCAGATTGGGTGGTTTGCAATGACGAGTGACACACACTATTATGCCCAACTGGGTCTTTTAGAAGTAAAAAAAATAGTGAGATGCTATTTTTATAAAGACTGGACAATTGCTCGTGTGTTGCAACGGAAATATAAACATTCTAGTAGATTAGCTCGTGACTGCATGTCTATCATTATATTGATGCGCTAAAATCTTAGCAAGTTTATGTATGCAATCGCCACGATTTACCTGCCATTTTATTGTTAAGCACTTATTTGATAAGAATTTAATTACTTACCAAACAAAATGTgcttttttataagttaataaaacATGAGACAATTGATTATATTTTAGGGAGAATTGATGGAGAAAAATCAGACatgagagaaaaaaatcaaagcgGAAAAGGAAAGAGTGGCAcatcttacattcttaagaagttgatccccactactACCAATTCTCTTAACATGCACACCTTCCACATCAGCTTCATGCCACATCAGCGTTCAGTTCCCAATTTCGTGTGTCGACCTCAGCAAAGTTACCACGTCACAGCCTATTTTTTTTGTTTAAAAACAACGTTTCGGTCGCTTATTATATGAAGGAAGAAGAAACGTTGGAGCTCCTCACAATTGCAGCCCCGTCTCCTCAATTCCCTGCATGGCCCAGCAATTAATTTCATGCCTCTTAATTGTAGGCAACAGATCCCCTTCGTCTTTATCTTATCCATCAAAAACTGATGGAAGAGTAACAGATAGACCTAATCCTCCTTTTAAGCAACCGATCTCCTAGCTGCTGCAGGCGCGAGGTCGAGGTTGTCGACTCTGGGTGCTCCTCGCTGCTGCAGAAGTCTGCCCATTTTCTTGCTAGCTCATCTGGGTAGATCAACATCGTCAGGTAACTAGCGGTTGGGGCGCCACCCGGTGGCGCCGCTTGAGAGGAAGTTGAGCGGTGCTAGGTGGGGGGCCGCACTTTCATTATCTTGGGATGTACATCTGGTGAAGCAAATAGCATGCCAAGTAAAATGAAAGTGTCTGCTAAACCTTGAACACCTATTCCTTGTTGTCTCAATGGGAATAATTAATATCGATTATTTTGTTGAAATTCCTATAATAAATGAAATAATATGTCATATAGGCAACAACTC
This Triticum dicoccoides isolate Atlit2015 ecotype Zavitan unplaced genomic scaffold, WEW_v2.0 scaffold248498, whole genome shotgun sequence DNA region includes the following protein-coding sequences:
- the LOC119345537 gene encoding CBS domain-containing protein CBSCBSPB3-like, whose translation is MNSYTGKFRHLPVVEHGEVIAMLDTTKFLYDAISRMEKAAEQGSAIAAAMERVERQWGNEFAGPHTLIENLREHMFKPSLSTIITENSSVPSVSPSDLVTVAAKKMREYQVNSVVVMTGNMLQGILTSKDLVLRVVAQNLSPEVTLVEKVMTASPDCATLDTSILEALQSMQDRKCRHILVADKRGQIVACLDALQLTHTAISMVEGASGPNDVANTMVQKFWDSALALHPAEDYDWHSDESRMAASDSAEGKQTPPHVGNAFSFKIEDRKGRMHRFSCVSESLEELVSAIAYRLGTENKKANVNLMYNDDEGDRVLLATDADLVAAIEHARSAGWKVLRLHMDDGSKISADPTPASSVDTSSARRSWPSLRLGTVASAAAIAGVGAIVYLRCSRQ